One segment of Vibrio mimicus DNA contains the following:
- a CDS encoding LysR family transcriptional regulator ArgP, with amino-acid sequence MRGLDYRWIEALDSVVNKGSFERAAEQLFISQSAVSQRIKQLEKYLAQPVLIREQPPRPTLVGKKLLGLYRRVCLIEQELVPELTNQEHVRPVSMSIATNADSLATWLLSALDPVMKSRQVELNLAIYGESRTLDKLKNGEVVGAISLEPQPITGCSAEYLGQMEYLCVASPEFYQRYFAKGVSERSLMKAPAVSYDQYDELHNKFLWDYFSVPRDKVINHTVGSSEAFVRLAVSGAAYCLIPRLQIINELDSGLLINITPEFMLSYPIFWHHWQLETGVLLELSQAIISYAKNVLPQ; translated from the coding sequence ATGCGTGGTCTTGATTATCGTTGGATTGAAGCTCTTGATAGTGTCGTAAACAAAGGCAGTTTTGAGCGAGCGGCTGAGCAGTTGTTTATCTCCCAATCAGCGGTGTCGCAACGTATTAAACAGCTCGAGAAGTATTTAGCTCAACCAGTGTTGATCCGTGAGCAACCGCCAAGGCCAACATTAGTAGGGAAAAAGCTTCTCGGTTTGTATCGGCGTGTTTGTTTGATTGAGCAAGAGTTGGTGCCAGAACTGACTAACCAGGAACATGTGCGCCCAGTTTCCATGTCTATCGCCACCAACGCGGACAGTTTGGCTACTTGGCTACTAAGTGCACTTGACCCCGTAATGAAGAGTCGTCAAGTTGAGCTGAATTTGGCCATTTATGGAGAATCTCGCACTTTAGATAAATTAAAAAATGGTGAAGTAGTGGGGGCGATTAGCCTTGAGCCGCAACCGATTACAGGGTGTAGTGCTGAGTATTTAGGGCAGATGGAATATTTGTGTGTGGCTAGCCCGGAGTTTTATCAACGCTATTTTGCTAAAGGGGTGAGTGAGCGCTCATTGATGAAGGCTCCGGCAGTGTCCTACGATCAGTATGATGAACTGCACAATAAATTTTTGTGGGACTATTTTTCAGTTCCGCGAGACAAGGTGATTAATCACACCGTAGGAAGCTCTGAAGCCTTCGTTCGTCTCGCTGTTTCTGGCGCCGCTTATTGCTTGATCCCGCGCTTACAAATCATTAATGAGTTGGACAGTGGGTTGCTGATCAATATCACGCCAGAATTTATGTTGTCGTATCCGATATTTTGGCACCATTGGCAATTAGAAACGGGAGTATTGCTTGAGCTTAGCCAAGCGATTATCAGTTATGCGAAAAATGTTCTGCCTCAGTGA
- a CDS encoding LysE/ArgO family amino acid transporter, protein MNWWILLQGFSLGATMIIPIGAQNAYVLNQGIKRHHHLTTAATCGVLDMFFITLGIFGGGALISQNTSLLIGVTLGGILFLCAYGFLSLRAALKPAQASNSSSNPTSTGRKAVIFGAFAVTVFNPHLYLDTVVILGSIGGQFQGDERISFALGTILASFVWFFTLSLGAAKLSTTLSKPRVRQVIDMAVAAMMFIIAFALTKNLYLNHWLN, encoded by the coding sequence ATGAACTGGTGGATTCTGCTGCAAGGGTTTAGTTTAGGAGCAACCATGATTATTCCGATTGGCGCTCAAAATGCTTATGTCCTAAACCAAGGAATTAAACGCCACCATCACCTCACCACTGCAGCAACCTGTGGTGTTCTTGATATGTTTTTCATCACTCTTGGCATTTTCGGTGGTGGTGCGCTCATCTCGCAAAATACCAGCTTGCTGATTGGGGTCACCTTGGGCGGTATTCTGTTTCTCTGTGCTTATGGTTTTCTCTCACTCCGTGCCGCTCTCAAGCCCGCACAAGCCTCGAATTCATCCTCTAACCCTACTTCGACTGGGCGTAAAGCGGTGATCTTCGGTGCTTTTGCCGTCACCGTCTTCAACCCGCATTTGTATTTGGATACCGTGGTGATCCTTGGTTCTATAGGTGGTCAATTCCAAGGTGATGAGCGTATTTCTTTTGCTCTTGGCACTATCCTCGCTTCATTTGTTTGGTTTTTTACTCTTTCACTCGGAGCAGCAAAATTGAGTACAACACTTTCTAAACCTCGGGTGAGACAAGTGATTGATATGGCAGTCGCCGCGATGATGTTCATTATTGCCTTTGCTTTGACTAAGAACTTATATCTCAATCATTGGTTAAATTAA
- the mscS gene encoding small-conductance mechanosensitive channel MscS has translation MAGESVGVEAPIVESFNQVNTWLTNNSDLLIQYGVNIISAVLILFIGNIIVKAVAGSVAKVLKKKDMDKAVVEFVHGLVRYLLFVIVLIAALGRVGVETASVVAVIGAAGLAVGLALQGSLSNFAAGVLIVAFRPFKSGDYVEIGGVAGSVDAIQIFQTVLKTPDNKMVVVPNSSVIGGAITNYSRHATRRVDMVIGVSYKSDLQKTKRVLRETLEKDPRILKDPDMTIGVLTLADSSINFVVRPWCKTEDYWAVYFDSMQAIKEALDANGIEIPFPQMDVHLNKIN, from the coding sequence ATGGCTGGTGAATCGGTTGGTGTTGAAGCACCTATCGTTGAGAGTTTTAATCAGGTTAACACTTGGCTAACCAACAATTCTGATCTGCTCATTCAATACGGCGTGAACATCATTTCGGCAGTTCTGATCCTGTTTATCGGTAATATTATCGTGAAAGCAGTAGCAGGTAGTGTCGCGAAAGTATTGAAGAAGAAAGATATGGATAAGGCTGTTGTGGAGTTCGTTCATGGCCTAGTTCGCTATTTGCTGTTTGTGATCGTGCTTATTGCTGCTTTGGGTCGTGTGGGAGTCGAAACGGCTTCCGTGGTAGCAGTGATCGGTGCCGCAGGTTTAGCGGTTGGTCTTGCTCTGCAAGGTTCACTGTCTAACTTTGCCGCAGGTGTATTGATTGTGGCTTTCCGCCCATTTAAATCGGGTGACTATGTGGAAATTGGTGGAGTAGCCGGTTCTGTTGATGCTATTCAGATTTTCCAAACGGTATTGAAAACACCAGATAACAAAATGGTTGTCGTACCTAACTCTTCTGTCATCGGTGGCGCAATCACTAACTACTCACGTCATGCGACTCGCCGTGTTGATATGGTGATTGGGGTTTCATACAAGTCTGATTTGCAAAAAACCAAGCGTGTGCTGCGTGAGACGCTCGAAAAAGATCCTCGTATTTTGAAGGATCCTGATATGACGATTGGCGTGCTGACTTTAGCTGATTCATCGATCAATTTTGTGGTACGTCCATGGTGTAAGACTGAGGACTACTGGGCGGTTTACTTTGATTCTATGCAAGCAATCAAAGAAGCTCTGGATGCCAATGGTATCGAAATTCCATTCCCTCAAATGGATGTGCATCTGAACAAAATCAATTAA
- the fbaA gene encoding class II fructose-bisphosphate aldolase, with amino-acid sequence MSKIFDFVKPGVISGDDVQKVFEVAKQNGFALPAVNCVGTDSVNGVLEAAAKVKAPVIVQFSNGGAAFFAGKGLKLEGQQAQILGAIAGAKYVHSVAEAYGIPVILHTDHAAKNLLPWIDGLLDAGEKHFAETGKPLFSSHMIDLSEESLEENIAISAKYLERMAKMNMTLEIELGCTGGEEDGVDNSDMDSSELYTSPEDVAYAYEKLNAISHRFTIAASFGNVHGVYKPGNVVLTPTILRDSQKYVSEKFGLPENSLNFVFHGGSGSSLEEIRESISYGVIKMNIDTDTQWATWDGIRQYEAKNHDYLQGQIGNPTGEDAPNKKYYDPRVWLRAGQAAMVARLEKAFADLNAIDVL; translated from the coding sequence ATGTCTAAGATCTTTGATTTTGTAAAACCTGGTGTTATTTCTGGTGATGACGTACAGAAAGTTTTTGAAGTAGCAAAACAAAATGGCTTTGCACTTCCAGCAGTAAACTGTGTAGGTACTGACTCTGTAAACGGCGTTCTAGAAGCAGCAGCAAAAGTGAAAGCGCCTGTTATCGTTCAGTTTTCTAACGGTGGCGCAGCATTCTTTGCTGGTAAAGGTCTAAAACTTGAAGGTCAACAAGCGCAAATCCTAGGCGCGATCGCAGGTGCAAAATACGTTCACTCTGTAGCAGAAGCTTACGGTATTCCAGTGATCCTGCACACTGACCACGCAGCGAAAAACCTACTACCTTGGATCGACGGTCTGCTAGACGCAGGTGAAAAACACTTCGCAGAAACTGGCAAACCACTGTTCTCTTCTCACATGATTGACCTGTCTGAAGAGTCTCTGGAAGAGAACATCGCGATCTCTGCAAAGTACCTAGAGCGCATGGCGAAAATGAACATGACTCTGGAGATCGAACTGGGTTGTACTGGAGGTGAAGAAGACGGTGTTGATAACTCTGACATGGACTCTTCTGAGCTGTACACTTCTCCAGAAGACGTGGCATACGCATACGAGAAACTGAACGCAATCAGCCATCGTTTCACTATCGCAGCTTCTTTCGGTAACGTACACGGCGTTTACAAGCCAGGTAACGTAGTTCTGACTCCAACTATCCTCCGTGATTCTCAAAAATACGTTTCTGAGAAGTTTGGTCTGCCAGAAAACTCTCTGAACTTCGTATTCCACGGTGGTTCAGGTTCTTCTTTGGAAGAAATTCGTGAGTCTATCTCTTACGGTGTGATCAAAATGAACATCGATACTGATACTCAGTGGGCAACATGGGATGGTATTCGTCAATACGAAGCGAAAAACCATGACTACCTGCAAGGTCAAATCGGTAACCCAACAGGTGAAGATGCACCGAACAAGAAATACTACGATCCACGCGTATGGCTGCGTGCTGGTCAAGCGGCAATGGTTGCTCGCCTAGAGAAAGCATTTGCTGACCTGAATGCGATTGACGTACTGTAA